The following proteins are encoded in a genomic region of Myxococcota bacterium:
- a CDS encoding sulfotransferase yields MSHPHRAPTTDAPEGEACPVPARYVLIAGHGRSGTNWLLQLLDRASETHCRNEPDEIGGNAFERLPSPWVPVPDERAASFSEPWGRAVVEAGARMGERDRAPAVPKRHVPPWVAGTHLVDALARPRVRRVLAAAVPAWRGREWPRPGRRAAAGEPLVVLKCNQVPGWARWVLEHDPSGRVLHIVRHPGGFLSSWRRRYVGERDEARVLAENRHRLALVAQASPAFAAKMGDVDALDLDHSELWFWRYAVETIDEAGARATGRYHRVAFEALAREPVAHARAIFAWLGLAWTPAIERAVEAMSRESLGIVARAAGDLSAHQRAAIARVLEGSALHGWWSEPEASGAEPSQRGEAR; encoded by the coding sequence GTGTCGCATCCGCACCGCGCTCCGACGACCGACGCGCCCGAAGGCGAGGCCTGCCCCGTGCCGGCGCGCTACGTGCTGATCGCGGGGCACGGCCGCTCGGGCACGAACTGGCTGCTCCAGCTGCTCGATCGCGCGAGCGAGACCCACTGCCGCAACGAGCCCGACGAGATCGGCGGCAACGCGTTCGAGCGGCTCCCCTCGCCGTGGGTGCCGGTGCCCGACGAGCGCGCGGCGTCGTTCTCCGAGCCGTGGGGGAGGGCGGTCGTCGAGGCGGGCGCGCGCATGGGCGAGCGCGACCGCGCGCCCGCCGTCCCGAAGCGCCACGTCCCGCCGTGGGTGGCGGGCACGCATCTCGTCGACGCGCTCGCGCGCCCGCGCGTGCGGCGCGTGCTCGCGGCGGCCGTTCCCGCCTGGCGCGGGCGCGAGTGGCCGCGGCCCGGCCGGCGTGCCGCGGCCGGCGAGCCGCTCGTCGTGCTCAAGTGCAACCAGGTGCCGGGCTGGGCGCGCTGGGTGCTCGAGCACGATCCGTCGGGCCGCGTGCTGCACATCGTCCGCCACCCGGGCGGCTTCCTGTCCTCGTGGCGGCGACGCTATGTGGGCGAGCGCGACGAGGCGCGCGTGCTCGCGGAGAACCGCCATCGCCTCGCGCTCGTCGCGCAGGCGAGCCCCGCGTTCGCCGCGAAGATGGGCGACGTCGACGCGCTCGACCTCGACCACTCGGAGCTCTGGTTCTGGCGCTACGCCGTGGAGACGATCGACGAGGCGGGAGCGCGCGCGACGGGCCGCTACCACCGCGTCGCGTTCGAGGCGCTGGCGCGAGAGCCGGTCGCGCACGCGCGCGCGATCTTCGCGTGGCTCGGGCTCGCGTGGACGCCGGCGATCGAGCGCGCGGTCGAGGCGATGTCGCGCGAGTCGCTCGGCATCGTCGCGCGCGCGGCCGGCGACCTCTCGGCGCACCAGCGCGCCGCGATCGCACGCGTGCTCGAGGGAAGCGCGCTGCACGGGTGGTGGAGCGAGCCGGAGGCGTCGGGCGCCGAGCCGAGCCAACGGGGCGAGGCGCGATGA
- a CDS encoding sulfotransferase, with the protein MTTPALPVDNDAPLLESPVFMVGSARSGTSLLRLMIGHHPRIAANPEFGMAVDALGPNGEFPALEDYYAWLARDRIANLYGFEVDRRLDYPHLVDSFLRQRAIREGKPIATATVHHRYDLVLRIWPDARFIYILRDGRDVARSVIHMGWAGNVWYGCQRWIDAEDRWARFAPTLPPERVLEVRYERLILEPRAELERICAFYGVAYDDAIFDYTKSSRYGEPDPDLVQQWKRKLGAYELQQLDARIGARLAARGYEPSGVPPLRFGPLRRARLALQNWVWKARFRARRYGVGLFVLDYAARRLGLRALERRTRARIQAIVNEGLR; encoded by the coding sequence ATGACGACGCCCGCGCTTCCCGTCGACAACGACGCGCCGCTGCTCGAATCGCCCGTCTTCATGGTGGGCTCCGCGCGCTCGGGCACGTCGCTCCTGCGCCTCATGATCGGCCACCACCCGCGCATCGCGGCGAACCCCGAGTTCGGGATGGCCGTCGACGCGCTCGGGCCGAACGGCGAGTTCCCCGCGCTCGAGGACTACTACGCGTGGCTCGCGCGCGATCGCATCGCGAACCTCTACGGCTTCGAGGTCGACCGGCGTCTCGACTATCCGCACCTCGTCGACAGCTTCCTGCGCCAGCGCGCGATCCGCGAGGGCAAGCCGATCGCGACGGCGACCGTGCACCACCGCTACGACCTCGTGCTGCGCATCTGGCCGGACGCGCGCTTCATCTACATCCTGCGCGACGGTCGCGACGTCGCGCGCTCGGTGATCCACATGGGCTGGGCGGGCAACGTCTGGTACGGCTGCCAGCGCTGGATCGACGCGGAGGATCGCTGGGCGCGCTTCGCGCCGACGCTCCCGCCCGAGCGCGTGCTCGAGGTGCGCTACGAGCGGCTCATCCTCGAGCCGCGCGCCGAGCTCGAGCGCATCTGCGCCTTCTACGGCGTCGCGTACGACGACGCGATCTTCGACTACACGAAGAGCAGCCGCTACGGCGAGCCCGATCCCGACCTCGTGCAGCAGTGGAAGCGGAAGCTCGGGGCGTACGAGCTGCAGCAGCTGGACGCGCGCATCGGGGCGCGCCTCGCCGCGCGCGGCTACGAGCCGAGCGGCGTGCCGCCGCTGCGCTTCGGCCCGCTGCGCCGCGCGCGGCTCGCGCTCCAGAACTGGGTGTGGAAGGCGCGCTTCCGCGCGCGCCGCTACGGGGTCGGCCTCTTCGTGCTCGACTACGCCGCGCGCCGGCTCGGCCTGCGCGCGCTCGAGCGCCGGACGCGCGCGCGCATCCAGGCGATCGTGAACGAAGGGCTCCGCTAG
- a CDS encoding SDR family NAD(P)-dependent oxidoreductase has protein sequence MERVLRDGAFEGETHIVTGAAQGIGNQVAATLAAHGACVVLVDLDPGRLEEARAEIAKDAPVAPLVAAANVADEAQVQRAVASALEATGCINGVVNVAGITKDVRIPKKSYEDFKLVMAVHLHGTFLFMREVAAQHWHPLFKDNENAPLDDGVNRFVINFSSVSARNGNVGQIDYTAAKGAIEAATRTAAREFAGYRARVNAIAPGPVMTPMLAKVPEAQIEGMKRATLVGRLAEPVELARSVAAIADPKLFGYCTGQIFAVNGGMYMA, from the coding sequence ATGGAGCGCGTGCTTCGCGACGGAGCGTTCGAAGGAGAGACCCACATCGTCACCGGCGCCGCGCAGGGCATCGGGAACCAGGTGGCGGCGACGCTCGCCGCGCACGGGGCGTGCGTCGTGCTCGTCGACCTCGACCCGGGACGCCTCGAGGAAGCCCGCGCCGAGATCGCGAAGGACGCGCCCGTCGCGCCGCTCGTCGCGGCCGCGAACGTGGCGGACGAGGCGCAGGTGCAGCGCGCCGTCGCGAGCGCGCTCGAGGCGACGGGCTGCATCAACGGCGTCGTGAACGTCGCGGGCATCACGAAGGACGTGCGCATTCCCAAGAAGTCCTACGAGGACTTCAAGCTCGTCATGGCCGTCCACCTGCACGGCACGTTCCTGTTCATGCGCGAGGTCGCCGCGCAGCACTGGCACCCGCTCTTCAAGGACAACGAGAACGCGCCGCTCGACGACGGCGTGAACCGCTTCGTGATCAACTTCTCGTCGGTCAGCGCGCGCAACGGCAACGTCGGGCAGATCGACTACACGGCGGCGAAGGGCGCGATCGAGGCGGCGACGCGCACGGCCGCGCGCGAGTTCGCGGGCTACCGCGCGCGCGTGAACGCGATCGCACCGGGCCCGGTGATGACGCCCATGCTCGCGAAGGTGCCCGAGGCGCAGATCGAGGGGATGAAGCGCGCGACGCTCGTCGGGCGGCTGGCCGAGCCGGTCGAGCTCGCGCGCAGCGTCGCGGCGATCGCCGACCCGAAGCTCTTCGGCTACTGCACGGGCCAGATCTTCGCCGTCAACGGCGGCATGTACATGGCGTGA
- a CDS encoding acyl-CoA thioesterase II — MTAVPDPALSELLGRLELERLEQNLFRGTSPPAHNGRIFGGLVLAQGLRAAFHTVEAERSAHSLHAYFLRPGDPERPILYEVDRIRDGRSFTTRRVVAIQKGEAILNMAVSFMSDEDGFEHQIDVDVPAEVSGEVYEEGMRRGLRAIGIQVPDGFPKPQAVEILTVGELRLFDEQRYEPTMATWLRSRGPLGDDPALHQCVLAYASDLAVMVPAIHPHDVGMMSPGIHTASLDHAMWFHRPLRVDDWLYVVHESPVSARARGFGRATFYTREGVLVASCTQEGLIRRNAVNPNRRGR; from the coding sequence ATGACCGCCGTGCCCGATCCCGCCCTGTCCGAGCTCCTCGGTCGGCTCGAGCTCGAGCGGCTCGAGCAGAACCTCTTCCGCGGCACGAGCCCGCCCGCCCACAACGGCCGCATCTTCGGCGGGCTCGTGCTCGCGCAGGGCCTGCGCGCCGCGTTCCACACGGTCGAGGCCGAGCGCTCCGCGCACTCGCTCCACGCCTACTTCCTGCGCCCGGGCGACCCGGAGCGCCCCATCCTCTACGAGGTCGACCGCATTCGCGACGGGCGCAGCTTCACCACGCGCCGCGTCGTCGCCATCCAGAAGGGCGAGGCCATCCTCAACATGGCCGTCTCGTTCATGAGCGACGAGGACGGCTTCGAGCACCAGATCGACGTCGACGTCCCGGCCGAGGTCTCGGGCGAGGTGTACGAGGAGGGGATGCGGCGCGGGCTGCGCGCGATCGGCATCCAGGTTCCCGACGGCTTCCCGAAGCCGCAGGCCGTCGAGATCCTCACCGTCGGCGAGCTGCGCCTCTTCGACGAGCAGCGCTACGAGCCGACGATGGCGACGTGGCTGCGCTCGCGCGGCCCGCTCGGCGACGACCCGGCGCTGCACCAGTGCGTGCTCGCCTACGCCTCCGACCTCGCGGTGATGGTGCCCGCCATCCACCCGCACGACGTCGGCATGATGAGCCCGGGCATCCACACCGCGAGCCTCGACCACGCGATGTGGTTCCACCGCCCGCTGCGCGTCGACGACTGGCTCTACGTCGTGCACGAGAGCCCCGTCTCGGCGCGCGCGCGCGGCTTCGGCCGCGCGACGTTCTACACGCGCGAGGGCGTGCTCGTCGCGAGCTGCACGCAGGAAGGCCTGATCCGCCGCAACGCCGTGAACCCGAACCGGCGCGGACGCTAG
- a CDS encoding amidohydrolase family protein translates to MADLDFRIFDGDNHYYEAEDAFTRHLDRRMRSRCMQWAVVNGRKSLLVAGKVNRFIPNPTFDPVAVPGCLDQYYRGHNPGKKSIKEAFGDLEPIRVEYRDRDARLKVMDAQGIEKAFFFPTLGVGMEEALKHDTPAVHAAFEAFNRWLEDDWGYAYQERIFATPYITLQDRDRGIAELERVLANDARVILMRPAPIFGDAGHRSPADPYFDPFWARVNEAGVTVLYHGGDSGYSKYLADWGEGADAVQAFKASPLQALTMGTRAPFDLMAALVSHRLFSRFPNLRVASIEMGSNWVPWLFQSFRRIFGQEPASFDEDPAETFRRHVWISPFHEDDVPLLRDLIGADRMIMGSDYPHAEGLADPTDYVHELGGFTPADQRKILRDNADFLAVPRPASRA, encoded by the coding sequence GTGGCCGACCTCGACTTCCGCATCTTCGACGGCGACAACCACTACTACGAGGCGGAGGACGCGTTCACGCGCCACCTCGACCGCCGCATGCGCAGCCGGTGCATGCAGTGGGCCGTCGTGAACGGGCGCAAGTCGCTGCTCGTCGCGGGCAAGGTGAACCGCTTCATCCCGAACCCGACGTTCGACCCGGTCGCCGTGCCCGGCTGTCTCGACCAGTACTACCGCGGCCACAACCCGGGCAAGAAGAGCATCAAGGAGGCGTTCGGCGACCTCGAGCCGATCCGCGTCGAGTACCGCGACCGCGACGCGCGCTTGAAGGTGATGGATGCGCAGGGGATCGAGAAGGCGTTCTTCTTCCCGACGCTCGGCGTCGGCATGGAGGAGGCGCTCAAGCACGACACGCCCGCCGTGCACGCGGCCTTCGAGGCCTTCAACCGCTGGCTCGAGGACGACTGGGGTTACGCCTACCAGGAACGCATCTTCGCGACGCCCTACATCACGCTGCAGGATCGCGACCGCGGCATCGCCGAGCTCGAGCGCGTGCTCGCGAACGACGCGCGCGTGATCCTGATGCGGCCGGCGCCGATCTTCGGCGATGCGGGCCATCGCTCGCCCGCCGATCCGTACTTCGACCCGTTCTGGGCGCGCGTGAACGAGGCCGGCGTCACCGTGCTCTACCACGGCGGCGACTCGGGCTACAGCAAGTACCTCGCGGACTGGGGCGAGGGGGCCGACGCGGTGCAGGCGTTCAAGGCGTCGCCGCTGCAGGCGCTCACGATGGGGACGCGCGCGCCCTTCGACCTGATGGCGGCGCTCGTCTCGCACAGGTTGTTCTCGCGCTTCCCGAACCTGCGCGTCGCGAGCATCGAGATGGGGAGCAACTGGGTGCCGTGGCTCTTCCAGAGCTTCCGGCGGATCTTCGGCCAGGAGCCGGCGTCGTTCGACGAGGATCCGGCCGAGACGTTCCGCCGCCACGTCTGGATCTCGCCCTTCCACGAGGACGACGTGCCGCTGCTTCGCGACCTGATCGGCGCCGACCGCATGATCATGGGCTCGGACTACCCGCACGCCGAGGGCCTCGCCGACCCGACGGACTACGTCCACGAGCTCGGCGGCTTCACGCCCGCCGACCAGCGCAAGATCCTGCGCGACAACGCGGACTTCCTCGCCGTGCCGAGGCCCGCGAGCCGCGCCTAG
- a CDS encoding amidohydrolase family protein: MDKSDLFWDVASIDYPILDADAHVNEPPELWQSRVPAKWKARAPKVRHTDHGDVWDFDDGARLRPVGLTATAGLSYPQFKPVGGSYATMRPGSFDTKERLHDMDVDGIFAQILYPSVTLTGASIYASEPELQRVCVRAYNEWLGEFCEGSGGRLVPLAIVPTTGTKDAVAELEWAMANGHRGVVISAFPNGSHDSQEEDAAFWEAAQDLRAPVSVHIGSFIPSTQGGGQKQMSFTELAFLGKAGAAKAGGHTLPVVSDLLFAGVFDRFPDVACVLVEANIGWIPTLLEQTDDMFMRYRFFTEADRKMKMLPSEIFRRSFWASFMIDTVGLELRHRMNIDHIMYSTDYPHTGCDWPNSRQQIERLFRGIPKTEVRKMLHDNCKALYRLDHIA, translated from the coding sequence ATGGACAAGAGCGATCTCTTCTGGGACGTCGCGAGCATCGACTACCCGATCCTCGACGCCGACGCGCACGTGAACGAGCCGCCCGAGCTCTGGCAGTCGCGCGTGCCGGCGAAGTGGAAGGCGCGCGCGCCGAAGGTGCGCCACACCGACCACGGCGACGTCTGGGACTTCGACGACGGCGCGCGCCTGCGGCCGGTCGGACTCACGGCGACGGCCGGCCTCTCCTACCCGCAGTTCAAGCCGGTCGGCGGCTCGTACGCGACGATGCGTCCGGGCAGCTTCGACACGAAGGAGCGCCTCCACGACATGGACGTCGACGGGATCTTCGCGCAGATCCTGTACCCGAGCGTCACGCTCACCGGCGCCTCGATCTACGCGAGCGAGCCCGAGCTGCAGCGCGTGTGCGTGCGCGCCTACAACGAGTGGCTGGGCGAGTTCTGCGAAGGGTCGGGCGGCCGGCTCGTGCCGCTCGCGATCGTGCCGACGACGGGCACGAAGGACGCCGTCGCCGAGCTCGAGTGGGCGATGGCGAACGGCCACCGCGGCGTCGTGATCTCCGCCTTCCCGAACGGGTCGCACGACTCGCAGGAGGAGGACGCGGCGTTCTGGGAGGCCGCGCAGGACCTGCGCGCGCCCGTGTCGGTGCACATCGGGAGCTTCATCCCGTCGACGCAGGGCGGCGGACAGAAGCAGATGTCGTTCACGGAGCTCGCCTTCCTCGGGAAGGCGGGCGCGGCCAAGGCGGGCGGCCACACGCTGCCGGTCGTCTCCGACCTGCTCTTCGCCGGCGTCTTCGACCGCTTCCCGGACGTCGCCTGCGTGCTCGTCGAGGCGAACATCGGGTGGATCCCGACGCTGCTCGAGCAGACGGACGACATGTTCATGCGCTACCGCTTCTTCACCGAGGCCGACCGCAAGATGAAGATGCTGCCGAGCGAGATCTTCCGCAGGAGCTTCTGGGCGTCGTTCATGATCGACACGGTGGGGCTCGAGCTGCGCCACCGCATGAACATCGACCACATCATGTACTCGACCGACTACCCGCACACGGGCTGCGACTGGCCGAACTCGCGCCAGCAGATCGAGCGCCTCTTCCGCGGCATCCCGAAGACGGAGGTGCGGAAGATGCTGCACGACAACTGCAAGGCGCTCTACCGCCTCGACCACATCGCCTAG
- a CDS encoding CoA transferase, with protein sequence MHGLRDLRVIDFSDRIAGAYTTKLLADAWADVVKVEPPDGDPLRRWTASAQTLAPDEDGALFQFLGCSKRSVVGRPDDAHVLALLEDADLVVESGHPAPFDARALAERFPGLVVLSISPFGRTGPYADRPASDLTIQAESGGISGRGLLSQPPIQCGSRITEWIGGTFAAVGALAAVQRARRTGQGEHVDFSLCEVMNIGASVYGDLMHSLGGRAPIEAPMRSVEVPSIEPTLDGWVGFNTNSRQQFNDFCQMIERPDLVDDPANWWMLPVRGARMDEWNAMVRAWTQRHTTAHIVEVASLFRIPVAPVNSGRTVFEHEHFRARGNFAPNPRSGFLQPAPSYVLDGERPRAAEPPPRLGEHTSDVAPRAGAARRPRGRAPSAGRGGALPLEGVRVLDATAWWAGPSACQMLANLGADVIRMESIQRPDGMRMAGAMFLQRESWWEWSSITLAANTNKRGITLNLADPEGLALCKRLIASCDVFIENFSPRVVESFGLDWDAVHALSPRTIQVRMPAFGLSGPWRDNVGFAQTMEQISGLAWTTGHVDDQPRIQRGPCDPLAGMHAAYATLVALAEREHTGRGSLLECTMVEGALNAAAEIAIEWSAYGVELGREGNRGPEGAPQNVYACRARDGREQWLALAVASDAQWRALVEELGPAHADWTGDAELATARGRRAKHDLLDAKLAAWAATQELDGVVARLVARGIPAAPVVDSRETSRHPQLVARGFFETVEHPVVGAHPLPGPPFRYATVDRWVRTPTPTMGQHNREVLREVGLSDAEIDALEASEVIGTKPKGL encoded by the coding sequence ATGCACGGACTGCGCGACCTGCGCGTGATCGACTTCTCCGACCGCATCGCGGGCGCCTACACGACGAAGCTCCTCGCCGACGCGTGGGCCGACGTCGTGAAGGTCGAGCCGCCGGACGGCGACCCGCTCCGCCGCTGGACGGCGAGCGCGCAGACGCTCGCGCCGGACGAGGACGGCGCGCTCTTCCAGTTCCTCGGCTGCTCGAAGCGCTCCGTCGTCGGCCGTCCCGACGACGCGCACGTGCTCGCCCTGCTCGAGGACGCCGACCTCGTCGTCGAGAGCGGGCACCCCGCGCCGTTCGACGCGCGCGCACTCGCCGAGCGCTTCCCCGGCCTCGTCGTGCTGTCGATCTCGCCGTTCGGCCGCACCGGCCCCTACGCCGATCGCCCGGCCTCGGACCTCACGATCCAGGCCGAGAGCGGCGGCATCTCGGGGCGCGGCCTGCTCTCGCAGCCGCCCATCCAGTGCGGGAGCCGCATCACGGAGTGGATCGGCGGCACGTTCGCCGCCGTCGGCGCGCTCGCCGCCGTGCAGCGCGCGCGCCGCACGGGCCAGGGCGAGCACGTCGACTTCTCGCTCTGCGAGGTGATGAACATCGGCGCGAGCGTGTACGGCGACCTGATGCACAGCCTCGGCGGGCGCGCGCCGATCGAGGCGCCGATGCGCTCGGTCGAGGTGCCGTCGATCGAGCCCACGCTCGACGGCTGGGTCGGCTTCAACACCAACTCGCGCCAGCAGTTCAACGACTTCTGCCAGATGATCGAGCGGCCCGACCTCGTCGACGACCCCGCCAACTGGTGGATGCTCCCGGTGCGCGGCGCGCGCATGGACGAGTGGAACGCGATGGTGCGCGCCTGGACCCAGCGCCACACGACCGCGCACATCGTCGAGGTGGCCTCGCTCTTCCGCATCCCGGTCGCGCCCGTGAACAGCGGGCGCACCGTCTTCGAGCACGAGCACTTCCGCGCGCGCGGCAACTTCGCGCCGAATCCGCGCAGCGGCTTCCTGCAGCCGGCGCCGTCCTACGTGCTCGACGGCGAGCGACCGCGCGCGGCCGAGCCGCCGCCGCGGCTCGGCGAGCACACGAGCGACGTCGCGCCGCGCGCGGGCGCCGCTCGCCGTCCGCGCGGCCGCGCGCCGAGCGCGGGGCGCGGCGGCGCGCTCCCGCTCGAGGGCGTGCGCGTGCTCGACGCGACCGCGTGGTGGGCCGGGCCGTCGGCCTGCCAGATGCTCGCCAACCTCGGGGCCGACGTGATCCGCATGGAGTCGATCCAGCGGCCCGACGGCATGCGCATGGCGGGCGCCATGTTCCTGCAGCGCGAGAGCTGGTGGGAGTGGAGCTCGATCACGCTCGCCGCGAACACCAACAAGCGCGGCATCACGCTGAACCTCGCCGACCCGGAGGGCCTCGCCCTCTGCAAGCGGCTGATCGCTTCGTGCGACGTGTTCATCGAGAACTTCTCGCCGCGCGTCGTCGAGAGCTTCGGCCTCGACTGGGACGCCGTGCACGCGCTGTCGCCGCGCACCATCCAGGTGCGCATGCCGGCGTTCGGCCTCTCCGGCCCCTGGCGCGACAACGTCGGCTTCGCGCAGACGATGGAGCAGATCTCGGGCCTCGCGTGGACGACCGGACACGTCGACGACCAGCCGCGCATCCAGCGCGGCCCGTGCGATCCGCTCGCGGGCATGCACGCCGCGTACGCGACGCTCGTCGCGCTCGCGGAGCGCGAGCACACGGGCCGCGGCTCGCTGCTCGAGTGCACGATGGTGGAGGGCGCGCTCAACGCGGCCGCGGAGATCGCGATCGAGTGGTCGGCCTACGGCGTCGAGCTCGGGCGCGAGGGCAACCGCGGGCCGGAGGGCGCGCCGCAGAACGTCTACGCGTGCCGCGCGCGCGACGGTCGCGAGCAGTGGCTCGCGCTCGCCGTCGCGAGCGACGCCCAGTGGCGCGCGCTCGTCGAGGAGCTCGGCCCGGCGCACGCCGACTGGACGGGCGACGCCGAGCTCGCGACGGCGCGCGGGCGCCGTGCGAAGCACGACCTCCTCGACGCGAAGCTCGCCGCGTGGGCCGCGACGCAGGAGCTCGACGGCGTCGTCGCGCGGCTCGTCGCGCGCGGCATCCCGGCCGCGCCGGTCGTCGACTCGCGCGAGACGAGCCGCCACCCGCAGCTCGTCGCGCGCGGCTTCTTCGAGACGGTCGAACACCCCGTCGTCGGCGCGCACCCGCTGCCGGGCCCGCCGTTCCGCTATGCGACGGTCGACCGCTGGGTGCGCACGCCGACGCCGACGATGGGGCAGCACAACCGCGAGGTGCTGCGCGAGGTCGGCCTCTCGGACGCGGAGATCGACGCGCTCGAGGCGAGCGAGGTGATCGGCACGAAGCCGAAGGGGCTGTGA
- a CDS encoding DUF2889 domain-containing protein: MLRERPNGRSLVYRRHLRLVADGARVVGAIEDNPHHFRVHLEHDGERVTRIEGESVRFPWSTCPSAGARLRALVGMPLSPQSTAVGAVARATDQCTHMFDLAGLAVAHAHRARGRGAASVRTYRCAVALDRSEDPARAGHTLATLAREDEGPGAAPPLELAWTVDGDTVLRPAPFAGVHLHARFMAWVDANLDLERAEAALVLRRACFVAPSRFFDFDGVERATELQHMVGRCHTFSEVRAHDARRMPGTFRDYTHDPAAMLGDAPGVRAGADD, translated from the coding sequence ATGCTGCGCGAACGCCCGAACGGCCGCTCCCTCGTCTATCGCCGCCACCTCCGGCTCGTCGCCGACGGCGCGCGCGTCGTCGGCGCGATCGAGGACAACCCGCACCACTTCCGCGTCCACCTCGAGCACGACGGCGAGCGCGTGACGCGCATCGAGGGCGAGAGCGTACGCTTCCCGTGGTCGACGTGTCCGAGCGCGGGCGCGCGGCTGCGTGCGCTCGTCGGCATGCCGCTGTCGCCGCAGTCGACGGCGGTCGGCGCGGTCGCGCGCGCGACCGACCAGTGCACGCACATGTTCGACCTCGCGGGCCTCGCCGTGGCGCACGCGCACCGCGCGCGCGGTCGCGGCGCCGCGAGCGTGCGCACCTACCGCTGCGCGGTCGCGCTCGACCGGTCGGAGGACCCGGCGCGTGCCGGGCACACGCTCGCGACGCTCGCGCGCGAGGACGAGGGCCCCGGTGCCGCGCCGCCGCTCGAGCTGGCCTGGACGGTCGACGGCGACACCGTCCTGCGCCCCGCGCCGTTCGCGGGTGTCCACCTGCACGCGCGTTTCATGGCGTGGGTCGACGCGAACCTCGACCTCGAGCGGGCGGAGGCCGCGCTCGTGCTGCGGCGCGCGTGCTTCGTCGCGCCGTCGCGCTTCTTCGACTTCGACGGTGTCGAGCGCGCGACCGAGCTCCAGCACATGGTCGGGCGCTGCCACACGTTCTCGGAGGTGCGCGCGCACGACGCGCGGCGCATGCCCGGCACGTTCCGCGACTACACGCACGACCCGGCCGCGATGCTCGGCGACGCCCCGGGCGTGCGCGCCGGCGCGGACGACTAG
- a CDS encoding AMP-binding protein yields the protein MGGATDANLYAQLRARFPRDAGAPFLETPEGRVVRYADVEADTSRLARRLRALGAKRGDRVAAQVEKSPEAVLLYLACVRAGLVFLPLNPAYRDAEVGFFLADAEPAVVVRDPARGEAVPQGGAAHATLAADGSGSLTDGLAAEPADDAIARAAPHEPAAILYTSGTTGRAKGAVLSHENLASNARALHRAWGFRPDDVLLHALPVFHAHGLFVALHTSLWNGTGLLFLPRFEVDAVLAALPRATVMMGVPTYYTRLLADPRFDRARAGHVRLFVSGSAPLLAETFERFRARTGHAILERYGMTETGMNTSNPLDGERVAGSVGPALPGVELRVCDEAGGVLGANEVGALEVRGPNVFRGYWRLPEKTASEFRAGGWFATGDLARIDARGYVHLVGRAKDLVITGGLNVHPKEVEEVLDAHPDVLESAVFGTPDPDFGEAVTAAVVPAAGASMLDERALLAFARERLAGFKLPKRIVVLAELPRNAMGKVQKAELRARYTRAEP from the coding sequence ATGGGCGGTGCGACGGACGCCAACCTGTACGCGCAGCTGCGCGCGCGGTTCCCGCGCGACGCGGGCGCGCCCTTCCTCGAGACGCCCGAGGGCCGCGTCGTGCGCTACGCCGACGTCGAGGCCGACACGTCGCGCCTGGCCCGCCGCCTGCGCGCGCTCGGCGCGAAGCGGGGCGACCGCGTCGCCGCGCAGGTCGAGAAGTCGCCGGAAGCCGTGCTGCTCTACCTCGCGTGCGTGCGGGCCGGGCTCGTCTTCCTGCCGCTGAACCCCGCCTACCGCGACGCGGAGGTCGGGTTCTTCCTCGCGGACGCGGAGCCCGCGGTCGTCGTGCGCGACCCCGCGCGCGGCGAGGCCGTGCCGCAGGGCGGCGCGGCGCACGCGACGCTCGCGGCCGACGGGAGCGGCTCGCTGACCGACGGGCTCGCCGCCGAGCCGGCGGACGATGCGATCGCGCGCGCGGCGCCGCACGAGCCGGCCGCCATCCTCTACACGTCCGGCACGACGGGGCGCGCGAAGGGCGCCGTGCTCTCGCACGAGAACCTCGCGAGCAACGCGCGCGCGCTCCACCGCGCGTGGGGCTTCCGGCCGGACGACGTGCTCCTGCACGCGCTTCCCGTGTTCCACGCGCACGGCCTGTTCGTGGCACTGCACACGTCGCTCTGGAACGGCACGGGCCTGCTCTTCCTGCCGCGCTTCGAGGTCGACGCCGTGCTCGCGGCGCTCCCGCGCGCGACGGTGATGATGGGCGTGCCCACCTACTACACGCGCCTGCTCGCCGACCCGCGCTTCGACCGCGCGCGCGCCGGGCACGTGCGGCTCTTCGTGTCGGGCTCGGCGCCGCTCCTCGCCGAGACGTTCGAGCGCTTCCGCGCGCGCACGGGCCACGCGATCCTCGAGCGCTACGGCATGACCGAGACGGGCATGAACACCTCGAACCCGCTCGACGGCGAGCGCGTCGCCGGCAGCGTCGGGCCCGCGCTCCCGGGCGTCGAGCTGCGGGTGTGCGACGAGGCCGGAGGCGTGCTCGGCGCGAACGAGGTCGGCGCGCTCGAGGTGCGCGGCCCGAACGTCTTCCGCGGCTACTGGCGCCTGCCCGAGAAGACGGCGAGCGAGTTCCGCGCGGGAGGCTGGTTCGCGACGGGCGACCTCGCGCGCATCGACGCGCGCGGGTACGTGCACCTCGTCGGCCGCGCGAAGGATCTCGTCATCACGGGCGGGCTCAACGTGCACCCGAAGGAGGTGGAGGAGGTGCTCGACGCGCACCCGGACGTGCTCGAGTCCGCGGTGTTCGGGACGCCCGACCCGGACTTCGGCGAGGCCGTGACGGCCGCCGTCGTCCCGGCGGCGGGCGCGTCGATGCTCGACGAGCGCGCGCTCCTCGCCTTCGCGCGGGAACGCCTCGCGGGCTTCAAGCTCCCGAAGCGCATCGTCGTGCTCGCCGAGCTGCCGCGCAACGCGATGGGCAAGGTGCAGAAGGCCGAGCTCCGCGCGCGCTACACGCGCGCCGAGCCCTAG